Proteins from a single region of Terriglobia bacterium:
- a CDS encoding DUF2934 domain-containing protein — METKNSIRTRGAAATGRKGVSSVTRRSGPKRASAPDLTASWNGFTTEERHTMIAEAAYLKAESRAFQGGSPEQDWLDAEAEIDAILLQIQGGGE; from the coding sequence ATGGAAACCAAGAACAGCATCCGCACAAGAGGAGCCGCCGCGACGGGGAGGAAGGGCGTATCCTCGGTCACAAGGCGCAGCGGGCCGAAGAGAGCGTCCGCCCCCGATCTCACCGCGTCCTGGAATGGCTTCACGACGGAGGAACGCCACACGATGATCGCGGAGGCTGCCTATCTCAAGGCGGAGAGCCGCGCGTTTCAGGGCGGCAGCCCCGAGCAAGACTGGCTCGACGCCGAGGCCGAGATCGACGCGATCCTCTTGCAGATACAGGGAGGCGGCGAGTAG